A single region of the Drosophila takahashii strain IR98-3 E-12201 chromosome 2R, DtakHiC1v2, whole genome shotgun sequence genome encodes:
- the LOC108060021 gene encoding uncharacterized protein, with protein sequence MRPIWESASRPLFVRSVWKESIGRRHFILDYEPRQRQRWKRQKTRLRGNYQQTQSCEIFEQSPEESVEYLDEYLLLDATKLTLQQQQSLPALGGRPGPAPSTGGGQRGEQRHNSRQSKRRAWLLSRGRTYNLDHHMDQQSRRSSLQDAGSTLATTSNNPEERLAERVLHWLDLAGRTDIVKEKVATPPASSSAQLARSAQRMQRNHHRSMSLKRVAVAAANHQRSVARKPSAKPPPAVQQQVTNSSSASNANAKPITIIFNKEGVPVRLNRPARNIDLCTLSSSASTTRRLAGQLASARLYSGATASPLPEDSRTPPLSGRGVGTSAASDSRKQLHIFMPSLPKKGLLTVGSTAGSGIGGSGEDALSTSFSELCQL encoded by the exons ATGCGACCCATTTGGGAGTCGGCCAGCAGGCCGCTGTTTGTGCGCTCCGTGTGGAAGGAGTCGATCGGGAGACGCCACTTCATCCTCGACTACGAGCCGCGACAGAGGCAGCGGTGGAAACGCCAGAAGACCAGGCTGAGGG gcaACTACCAGCAGACGCAATCCTGCGAGATCTTCGAGCAGTCCCCCGAGGAGAGTGTGGAGTACCTGGACGAATACCTCTTGCTGGACGCCACCAAGCTgacgctgcagcagcaacagtcgcTGCCCGCTTTGGGTGGGCGGCCTGGCCCCGCCCCCTCGACGGGTGGAGGTCAGCGGGGAGAGCAGCGACACAACAGTCGCCAGTCGAAGCGCCGAGCATGGCTGTTGAGTCGTGGACGGACCTATAATCTGGACCATCACATGGACCAACAGTCGCGGCGCAGTTCTCTGCAGGATGCAGGCAGCACGCTGGCCACGACGTCCAACAATCCCGAGGAGCGTCTGGCCGAAAGGGTGCTCCATTGGCTGGACCTGGCCGGCCGCACGGATATCGTAAAGGAAAAGGTAGCCACTCCACCGGCCAGCAGTAGTGCCCAGTTGGCCAGATCCGCCCAGAGGATGCAGCGCAACCACCATCGCAGCATGAGTCTCAAGCGAGTGGCGGTGGCGGCAGCGAATCACCAGAGATCGGTGGCCAGGAAGCCAAGTGCCAAGCCGCCACCCGCCGTCCAGCAGCAGGTCACcaactcctcctccgcctccaatGCCAATGCCAAGCCCATAACCATCATCTTCAACAAGGAGGGCGTGCCCGTGCGCCTCAATAGACCCGCTCGCAACATCGATCTCTGCACCCTGAGCAGCAGTGCCAGCACCACGAGAAGATTGGCGGGTCAGCTGGCCTCGGCCCGGCTGTACAGCGGAGCCACTGCATCCCCGTTGCCGGAGGACAGCCGGACGCCGCCGCTCAGTGGCCGGGGAGTTGGGACCTCGGCAGCCTCCGATAGCCGGAAGCAGCTGCACATCTTTATGCCCAGTCTGCCCAAGAAGGGTCTGCTGACGGTGGGCTCCACGGCGGGCAGCGGCATCGGAGGTTCTGGCGAGGATGCCCTGAGCACCAGCTTCAGTGAGCTGTGCCAGTTGTAG
- the LOC108060024 gene encoding uncharacterized protein — protein MSTDEDSLGSPLKPATPTPGERERERERPRGGRSGAADLLRHQQSFEARYSGIIQKQIWETSINKDVLERQLTAYFPFSRSASLSKDGSGGIDQLLPVATGGSGLKTRSLATTPTRRPGVCLEKLETVDVASLEQQSPGK, from the coding sequence ATGTCCACCGACGAGGATTCCCTGGGCAGTCCCCTCAagccggccacgcccactcccggCGAGCGAGAACGAGAACGGGAGCGTCCTAGGGGCGGAAGATCGGGTGCCGCGGATCTGCTGCGCCATCAGCAGAGCTTCGAGGCCCGCTACAGCGGGATTATCCAGAAGCAAATCTGGGAGACGAGCATCAACAAGGACGTGCTGGAGCGCCAGTTGACTGCCTATTTCCCCTTCTCGCGCAGCGCCTCGCTCTCCAAGGATGGATCCGGTGGCATCGATCAGCTCCTGCCGGTTGCAACCGGCGGAAGTGGCCTGAAGACCCGATCCCTGGCCACCACGCCCACCCGTCGGCCAGGCGTCTGTCTGGAGAAGCTGGAGACGGTGGACGTGGCCTCCCTCGAACAGCAGAGTCCGGGAAAATAG
- the Nadk1a gene encoding NAD kinase isoform X3, protein MHHQKLRLASGLQRQISEVEEQQQVTPVAPDPRILRRTRSLNAPSPFQQFGPCGRIMKNSAMVMQIQDPASQRLTWYKPPLTVLVIKKKDSQVLLPFVQLVEWLVNEKHMVVWVESAVLEDKLLRDDVKLEQESSKFRQVHGDYAGVRARFLALREKLVTFKDGRDDLTDRIDFIVCLGGDGTLLYASQLFQQSVPPVMAFYLGSLGFLTPFQCDNFQEQVTNVLEGHAALTLRSRLRCSIHRKGERRKESLLPAVGGNLLKPSLHRQLNYVELNNGQTGKAGCNNNNCPNNSILVLNEVVINRGPSPYLSNIDIFLDGKYITSVQGDGLIVSTPTGSTAYAAAAGASMIHPSVPAILVTPICPHSLSFRPIVVPAGVELKISISPDSRNTSRVSFDGRNDQELNHGDSLRVTTSIYPVPSICSQDQISDWFDSLAEGLHWNVRKRQKCLDELSDLTASGSEDTLDEFDNLKIYDA, encoded by the exons ATGCATCACCAAAAGTTGAGATTAGCTTCGGGCCTGCAGCGCCAGATTTCCGAGGTTGAGGAGCAACAACAGGTGACCCCAGTGGCGCCCGATCCACGTATTCTGAG GCGCACTAGAAGTCTGAATGCTCCGTCGCCATTCCAGCAATTCGGGCCATGTGGTCGCATTATGAAGAACTCTGCCATGGTGATGCAGATTCAGGATCCGGCCAGCCAGCGTTTGACCTGGTACAAGCCCCCACTTACCGTCTTGGTGATCAAGAAGAAGGACTCTCAGGTCCTGCTGCCCTTCGTCCAGTTGGTCGAGTGGCTGGTGAACGAGAAGCACATGGTCGTCTGGGTGGAGTCCGCCGTCCTCGAGGACAAGCTCCTTCGCGATGACGTCAAGCTGGAGCAGGAGAGCTCCAAGTTCCGGCAGGTCCACGGCGACTACGCCGGAGTTAGGGCGCGTTTCCTGGCACTGCGCGAAAAGCTGGTGACCTTCaa AGATGGACGCGATGACCTGACCGATCGGATTGACTTCATCGTCTGCTTGGGAGGCGATGGCACTCTGCTGTATGCCTCCCAGCTGTTCCAGCAGTCGGTGCCACCGGTGATGGCCTTCTATCTGGGCTCCCTCGGTTTCCTCACGCCCTTCCAGTGTGACAATTTCCAGGAGCAGGTGACTAATGTCCTGGAAGGCCATGCGGCCCTGACGCTTCGCAGTCGTCTGCGCTGCTCCATCCACCGCAAGGGCGAACGTCGCAAGGAGTCCCTTCTGCCCGCCGTGGGTGGCAATCTCCTGAAGCCCAGCCTGCATAGGCAGCTCAACTACGTGGAGCTCAACAACGGACAAACAGGGAAAGCCGggtgcaacaacaataattgcCCGAACAACAGCATCCTGGTACTGAACGAGGTGGTGATCAACCGCGGACCCTCGCCGTATCTGAGCAACATTGACATCTTCTTGGACGGCAAGTACATCACGTCGGTGCAGGGTGACGGGCTTATAGTATCGACGCCCACTGGGAGCACGGCATATGCGGCAGCAGCCGGTGCCTCCATGATCCATCCCTCCGTGCCGGCCATTTTGGTAACGCCCATCTGCCCGCACTCGCTGAGCTTCAGACCCATTGTAGTTCCCGCCGGAGTAGAGCTTAAG atatCCATTTCGCCTGATAGCCGCAACACCTCACGCGTCTCCTTCGACGGACGCAACGATCAGGAGCTGAACCATGGCGACAGCCTGCGGGTGACCACCTCCATCTATCCCGTGCCCAGCATTTGCTCCCAGGATCAAATCTCCGATTGGTTCGACTCCCTCGCCGAGGGTCTGCACTGGAATGTGCGCAAGCGCCAGAAGTGCCTCGATGAGCTGTCGGACCTGACCGCTTCTGGTTCAGAGGACACGCTCGATGAGTTTGACAATCTGAAGATCTACGATGCGTAG
- the Nadk1a gene encoding NAD kinase isoform X2, with amino-acid sequence MTSSYNNIPVNPTTTPSPAQTVPKATGSSVGSSSNSNGSYYDDHDNQLLHVNSGRQGSAAASSAPGPGINNGTASDDLQMRWWWRTRSLNAPSPFQQFGPCGRIMKNSAMVMQIQDPASQRLTWYKPPLTVLVIKKKDSQVLLPFVQLVEWLVNEKHMVVWVESAVLEDKLLRDDVKLEQESSKFRQVHGDYAGVRARFLALREKLVTFKDGRDDLTDRIDFIVCLGGDGTLLYASQLFQQSVPPVMAFYLGSLGFLTPFQCDNFQEQVTNVLEGHAALTLRSRLRCSIHRKGERRKESLLPAVGGNLLKPSLHRQLNYVELNNGQTGKAGCNNNNCPNNSILVLNEVVINRGPSPYLSNIDIFLDGKYITSVQGDGLIVSTPTGSTAYAAAAGASMIHPSVPAILVTPICPHSLSFRPIVVPAGVELKISISPDSRNTSRVSFDGRNDQELNHGDSLRVTTSIYPVPSICSQDQISDWFDSLAEGLHWNVRKRQKCLDELSDLTASGSEDTLDEFDNLKIYDA; translated from the exons ATGACGTCCTCCTACAACAACATCCCGGTCAACCCAACAACCACCCCCTCGCCCGCCCAAACGGTTCCGAAGGCCACCGGCTCCTCCGTGGGGTCCTCCTCGAATTCCAATGGATCGTACTACGACGACCACGACAATCAGCTGCTCCATGTGAACAGCGGGCGACAGGGAAGCGCTGCAGCATCCTCGGCACCGGGACCTGGCATAAATAACGGCACCGCCAGCGATGACCTCCAGAtgcggtggtggtg GCGCACTAGAAGTCTGAATGCTCCGTCGCCATTCCAGCAATTCGGGCCATGTGGTCGCATTATGAAGAACTCTGCCATGGTGATGCAGATTCAGGATCCGGCCAGCCAGCGTTTGACCTGGTACAAGCCCCCACTTACCGTCTTGGTGATCAAGAAGAAGGACTCTCAGGTCCTGCTGCCCTTCGTCCAGTTGGTCGAGTGGCTGGTGAACGAGAAGCACATGGTCGTCTGGGTGGAGTCCGCCGTCCTCGAGGACAAGCTCCTTCGCGATGACGTCAAGCTGGAGCAGGAGAGCTCCAAGTTCCGGCAGGTCCACGGCGACTACGCCGGAGTTAGGGCGCGTTTCCTGGCACTGCGCGAAAAGCTGGTGACCTTCaa AGATGGACGCGATGACCTGACCGATCGGATTGACTTCATCGTCTGCTTGGGAGGCGATGGCACTCTGCTGTATGCCTCCCAGCTGTTCCAGCAGTCGGTGCCACCGGTGATGGCCTTCTATCTGGGCTCCCTCGGTTTCCTCACGCCCTTCCAGTGTGACAATTTCCAGGAGCAGGTGACTAATGTCCTGGAAGGCCATGCGGCCCTGACGCTTCGCAGTCGTCTGCGCTGCTCCATCCACCGCAAGGGCGAACGTCGCAAGGAGTCCCTTCTGCCCGCCGTGGGTGGCAATCTCCTGAAGCCCAGCCTGCATAGGCAGCTCAACTACGTGGAGCTCAACAACGGACAAACAGGGAAAGCCGggtgcaacaacaataattgcCCGAACAACAGCATCCTGGTACTGAACGAGGTGGTGATCAACCGCGGACCCTCGCCGTATCTGAGCAACATTGACATCTTCTTGGACGGCAAGTACATCACGTCGGTGCAGGGTGACGGGCTTATAGTATCGACGCCCACTGGGAGCACGGCATATGCGGCAGCAGCCGGTGCCTCCATGATCCATCCCTCCGTGCCGGCCATTTTGGTAACGCCCATCTGCCCGCACTCGCTGAGCTTCAGACCCATTGTAGTTCCCGCCGGAGTAGAGCTTAAG atatCCATTTCGCCTGATAGCCGCAACACCTCACGCGTCTCCTTCGACGGACGCAACGATCAGGAGCTGAACCATGGCGACAGCCTGCGGGTGACCACCTCCATCTATCCCGTGCCCAGCATTTGCTCCCAGGATCAAATCTCCGATTGGTTCGACTCCCTCGCCGAGGGTCTGCACTGGAATGTGCGCAAGCGCCAGAAGTGCCTCGATGAGCTGTCGGACCTGACCGCTTCTGGTTCAGAGGACACGCTCGATGAGTTTGACAATCTGAAGATCTACGATGCGTAG
- the Nadk1a gene encoding NAD kinase isoform X1, translating to MTCLSDIDLATLHQHRLEERFSYKLAWSGTGHQQTQYNDLLVRHNASLKRQRIIQHKANVASTKAKDQSATSGSCLATSQDITLAKSEEEPDDGYFDSTTRRRRSGTWPRTRSLNAPSPFQQFGPCGRIMKNSAMVMQIQDPASQRLTWYKPPLTVLVIKKKDSQVLLPFVQLVEWLVNEKHMVVWVESAVLEDKLLRDDVKLEQESSKFRQVHGDYAGVRARFLALREKLVTFKDGRDDLTDRIDFIVCLGGDGTLLYASQLFQQSVPPVMAFYLGSLGFLTPFQCDNFQEQVTNVLEGHAALTLRSRLRCSIHRKGERRKESLLPAVGGNLLKPSLHRQLNYVELNNGQTGKAGCNNNNCPNNSILVLNEVVINRGPSPYLSNIDIFLDGKYITSVQGDGLIVSTPTGSTAYAAAAGASMIHPSVPAILVTPICPHSLSFRPIVVPAGVELKISISPDSRNTSRVSFDGRNDQELNHGDSLRVTTSIYPVPSICSQDQISDWFDSLAEGLHWNVRKRQKCLDELSDLTASGSEDTLDEFDNLKIYDA from the exons ATGACGTGCCTGTCGGACATTGACTTGGCCACCCTGCACCAGCATCGTCTGGAGGAGCGCTTCAGCTATAAGTTGGCTTGGAGTGGCACTGGCCACCAGCAGACCCAGTACAATGATCTCCTCGTGCGGCACAATGCCTCGCTTAAGCGCCAGAGAATAATCCAGCACAAGGCCAATGTGGCCAGCACAAAGGCAAAGGATCAGTCCGCGACTAGTGGAAGCTGCTTGGCCACCAGCCAGGATATCACTCTGGCCAAATCCGAAGAAGAACCTGATGACGGCTACTTCGATTCCACGACTCGACGCAGGCGTAGTGGCACTTGGCC GCGCACTAGAAGTCTGAATGCTCCGTCGCCATTCCAGCAATTCGGGCCATGTGGTCGCATTATGAAGAACTCTGCCATGGTGATGCAGATTCAGGATCCGGCCAGCCAGCGTTTGACCTGGTACAAGCCCCCACTTACCGTCTTGGTGATCAAGAAGAAGGACTCTCAGGTCCTGCTGCCCTTCGTCCAGTTGGTCGAGTGGCTGGTGAACGAGAAGCACATGGTCGTCTGGGTGGAGTCCGCCGTCCTCGAGGACAAGCTCCTTCGCGATGACGTCAAGCTGGAGCAGGAGAGCTCCAAGTTCCGGCAGGTCCACGGCGACTACGCCGGAGTTAGGGCGCGTTTCCTGGCACTGCGCGAAAAGCTGGTGACCTTCaa AGATGGACGCGATGACCTGACCGATCGGATTGACTTCATCGTCTGCTTGGGAGGCGATGGCACTCTGCTGTATGCCTCCCAGCTGTTCCAGCAGTCGGTGCCACCGGTGATGGCCTTCTATCTGGGCTCCCTCGGTTTCCTCACGCCCTTCCAGTGTGACAATTTCCAGGAGCAGGTGACTAATGTCCTGGAAGGCCATGCGGCCCTGACGCTTCGCAGTCGTCTGCGCTGCTCCATCCACCGCAAGGGCGAACGTCGCAAGGAGTCCCTTCTGCCCGCCGTGGGTGGCAATCTCCTGAAGCCCAGCCTGCATAGGCAGCTCAACTACGTGGAGCTCAACAACGGACAAACAGGGAAAGCCGggtgcaacaacaataattgcCCGAACAACAGCATCCTGGTACTGAACGAGGTGGTGATCAACCGCGGACCCTCGCCGTATCTGAGCAACATTGACATCTTCTTGGACGGCAAGTACATCACGTCGGTGCAGGGTGACGGGCTTATAGTATCGACGCCCACTGGGAGCACGGCATATGCGGCAGCAGCCGGTGCCTCCATGATCCATCCCTCCGTGCCGGCCATTTTGGTAACGCCCATCTGCCCGCACTCGCTGAGCTTCAGACCCATTGTAGTTCCCGCCGGAGTAGAGCTTAAG atatCCATTTCGCCTGATAGCCGCAACACCTCACGCGTCTCCTTCGACGGACGCAACGATCAGGAGCTGAACCATGGCGACAGCCTGCGGGTGACCACCTCCATCTATCCCGTGCCCAGCATTTGCTCCCAGGATCAAATCTCCGATTGGTTCGACTCCCTCGCCGAGGGTCTGCACTGGAATGTGCGCAAGCGCCAGAAGTGCCTCGATGAGCTGTCGGACCTGACCGCTTCTGGTTCAGAGGACACGCTCGATGAGTTTGACAATCTGAAGATCTACGATGCGTAG
- the Nadk1a gene encoding NAD kinase isoform X4, whose product MMCSARTRSLNAPSPFQQFGPCGRIMKNSAMVMQIQDPASQRLTWYKPPLTVLVIKKKDSQVLLPFVQLVEWLVNEKHMVVWVESAVLEDKLLRDDVKLEQESSKFRQVHGDYAGVRARFLALREKLVTFKDGRDDLTDRIDFIVCLGGDGTLLYASQLFQQSVPPVMAFYLGSLGFLTPFQCDNFQEQVTNVLEGHAALTLRSRLRCSIHRKGERRKESLLPAVGGNLLKPSLHRQLNYVELNNGQTGKAGCNNNNCPNNSILVLNEVVINRGPSPYLSNIDIFLDGKYITSVQGDGLIVSTPTGSTAYAAAAGASMIHPSVPAILVTPICPHSLSFRPIVVPAGVELKISISPDSRNTSRVSFDGRNDQELNHGDSLRVTTSIYPVPSICSQDQISDWFDSLAEGLHWNVRKRQKCLDELSDLTASGSEDTLDEFDNLKIYDA is encoded by the exons ATGATGTGTAGTGC GCGCACTAGAAGTCTGAATGCTCCGTCGCCATTCCAGCAATTCGGGCCATGTGGTCGCATTATGAAGAACTCTGCCATGGTGATGCAGATTCAGGATCCGGCCAGCCAGCGTTTGACCTGGTACAAGCCCCCACTTACCGTCTTGGTGATCAAGAAGAAGGACTCTCAGGTCCTGCTGCCCTTCGTCCAGTTGGTCGAGTGGCTGGTGAACGAGAAGCACATGGTCGTCTGGGTGGAGTCCGCCGTCCTCGAGGACAAGCTCCTTCGCGATGACGTCAAGCTGGAGCAGGAGAGCTCCAAGTTCCGGCAGGTCCACGGCGACTACGCCGGAGTTAGGGCGCGTTTCCTGGCACTGCGCGAAAAGCTGGTGACCTTCaa AGATGGACGCGATGACCTGACCGATCGGATTGACTTCATCGTCTGCTTGGGAGGCGATGGCACTCTGCTGTATGCCTCCCAGCTGTTCCAGCAGTCGGTGCCACCGGTGATGGCCTTCTATCTGGGCTCCCTCGGTTTCCTCACGCCCTTCCAGTGTGACAATTTCCAGGAGCAGGTGACTAATGTCCTGGAAGGCCATGCGGCCCTGACGCTTCGCAGTCGTCTGCGCTGCTCCATCCACCGCAAGGGCGAACGTCGCAAGGAGTCCCTTCTGCCCGCCGTGGGTGGCAATCTCCTGAAGCCCAGCCTGCATAGGCAGCTCAACTACGTGGAGCTCAACAACGGACAAACAGGGAAAGCCGggtgcaacaacaataattgcCCGAACAACAGCATCCTGGTACTGAACGAGGTGGTGATCAACCGCGGACCCTCGCCGTATCTGAGCAACATTGACATCTTCTTGGACGGCAAGTACATCACGTCGGTGCAGGGTGACGGGCTTATAGTATCGACGCCCACTGGGAGCACGGCATATGCGGCAGCAGCCGGTGCCTCCATGATCCATCCCTCCGTGCCGGCCATTTTGGTAACGCCCATCTGCCCGCACTCGCTGAGCTTCAGACCCATTGTAGTTCCCGCCGGAGTAGAGCTTAAG atatCCATTTCGCCTGATAGCCGCAACACCTCACGCGTCTCCTTCGACGGACGCAACGATCAGGAGCTGAACCATGGCGACAGCCTGCGGGTGACCACCTCCATCTATCCCGTGCCCAGCATTTGCTCCCAGGATCAAATCTCCGATTGGTTCGACTCCCTCGCCGAGGGTCTGCACTGGAATGTGCGCAAGCGCCAGAAGTGCCTCGATGAGCTGTCGGACCTGACCGCTTCTGGTTCAGAGGACACGCTCGATGAGTTTGACAATCTGAAGATCTACGATGCGTAG